One genomic region from Prochlorococcus marinus CUG1433 encodes:
- a CDS encoding photosystem I reaction center subunit XII gives MEPTQTINLIALSLIVVMHAGVLALRLGISLGRN, from the coding sequence ATGGAGCCAACTCAAACAATAAATTTAATTGCACTAAGTCTAATAGTGGTTATGCATGCTGGAGTCTTAGCACTTAGGTTAGGCATTAGTTTAGGTAGAAACTAA
- a CDS encoding protein ligase, which yields MKIIIKRPAKLILGKENQALIFSTNNLPGFNQMAFDLNSLDKTISNPEIILTLRFYYWTGDWLSIGYHQKEIPNHWKKLLSNGEINIVRRPTGGGAVLHSGGITYAITFKKTYYKILSYEMVNNWLIKSFRKLGLNLQNGNLPKSPIKTNCFGTSLISDLVDQDGFKRIGSAQYRKKGAFLQHGEIQTNPSQDLWFKLFKEEAPPKFNLGLTNDEIVEHLRNSFLENKSNLRINNVFLDNKDIEKFHKANF from the coding sequence TTGAAAATTATTATAAAAAGACCTGCAAAATTAATTTTGGGGAAAGAAAATCAAGCTTTAATTTTTTCGACAAATAATTTACCTGGATTTAATCAAATGGCTTTTGATTTAAATTCTTTGGATAAGACTATTTCGAACCCTGAAATAATTCTTACATTGAGGTTCTATTATTGGACTGGAGATTGGCTTTCAATTGGCTATCACCAAAAGGAAATTCCTAATCATTGGAAAAAATTATTATCAAATGGGGAAATTAACATTGTTAGACGTCCCACTGGAGGGGGAGCTGTTTTGCATTCAGGGGGCATAACATATGCAATAACATTTAAAAAAACTTACTATAAAATCCTTAGTTATGAAATGGTTAATAATTGGTTAATAAAGAGTTTCAGAAAATTAGGTCTCAACTTACAAAATGGTAATTTACCAAAATCACCCATTAAAACAAATTGTTTTGGGACTTCATTAATTTCTGATTTAGTTGATCAAGATGGCTTCAAGAGGATAGGAAGTGCACAATATCGTAAAAAAGGTGCATTTCTTCAACATGGAGAAATCCAAACAAATCCTTCTCAAGATTTGTGGTTCAAACTATTTAAAGAAGAAGCCCCACCGAAATTTAATTTAGGATTAACCAATGATGAAATAGTGGAACATTTAAGAAATTCATTCCTAGAGAATAAATCAAATCTAAGGATCAATAATGTTTTCCTAGATAATAAAGATATTGAAAAATTTCATAAGGCTAATTTTTAA
- a CDS encoding site-2 protease family protein → MRSWQIFKIWGIPFKVHPYWFVILFLFSWSISNQVNLSSGDIYDNKEAWIIGFLTSFFLLSSIIFHEVFHTFVSLNQGVKIKKITFYFLGAILQIDKYCQTALGNIKIAIVRPLLCFATASILLLISNNSASQEQIAVNVISRVGIFNLFLGFLNLIPIGSLDGGNLLKSIIWHFSGSKNKGRNFLNKVNLSLSFLVLIFGIVCLVRFNFYYGFILSFLGLFGVNSSKSESQFFKIENILKFDKVSDLKLKPLRKIESDSNFLKFNTLIKNKKDATDKYLFVVNNGRWIGFVDEDILKSVSIKKWERTLVGDFKKPIKSFANIYITNKLWRTIEIIEETSEGFILVLNAADIPLGIIDRSKIGNHILNKLGFNLPSEIFNKLINKNQYPLGIDLPRIVNSMKQRGDL, encoded by the coding sequence TTGAGAAGTTGGCAAATTTTTAAAATATGGGGAATTCCCTTTAAAGTGCATCCCTATTGGTTTGTTATTCTCTTTTTATTCTCATGGAGTATAAGTAATCAGGTCAATTTATCTTCTGGCGATATTTATGATAATAAAGAAGCTTGGATTATAGGGTTTTTAACTTCTTTTTTCTTATTATCTTCAATTATTTTTCACGAGGTTTTTCATACTTTTGTTTCACTTAATCAGGGTGTAAAAATAAAAAAAATTACTTTTTATTTTTTAGGAGCAATTTTACAAATAGATAAGTATTGTCAAACTGCTTTAGGTAATATAAAAATTGCAATTGTAAGACCTCTTTTATGTTTTGCTACAGCATCTATCTTACTTTTAATTAGTAATAACAGTGCATCTCAGGAACAAATAGCAGTTAATGTAATTTCAAGAGTAGGTATATTTAATTTATTCTTAGGCTTCTTAAATTTGATTCCAATTGGTTCTTTAGATGGAGGGAATTTATTAAAAAGTATTATTTGGCATTTTTCAGGGAGTAAAAATAAGGGAAGAAATTTTCTAAATAAAGTTAATTTATCTTTATCTTTTTTAGTTTTGATATTTGGAATAGTTTGCTTAGTTCGATTTAATTTTTACTATGGTTTTATTCTTTCTTTTTTAGGTTTATTTGGAGTTAATTCTTCAAAATCAGAAAGTCAATTTTTTAAAATTGAAAACATACTTAAATTTGATAAGGTTTCAGACCTGAAATTAAAGCCATTGAGAAAAATTGAGTCCGATTCTAATTTTTTAAAATTTAATACATTAATAAAAAATAAAAAGGATGCAACCGACAAATATTTGTTTGTCGTAAATAATGGCAGATGGATAGGTTTTGTAGATGAAGATATCTTAAAATCTGTTTCGATAAAAAAATGGGAAAGGACCTTAGTTGGAGACTTCAAGAAACCAATAAAAAGTTTTGCAAACATATATATTACTAACAAATTATGGAGAACTATAGAAATAATAGAAGAAACAAGTGAAGGTTTTATATTAGTACTAAATGCAGCAGATATTCCTTTAGGAATAATTGATAGGTCTAAAATTGGAAATCACATATTGAACAAATTAGGTTTTAATTTACCTTCAGAGATTTTTAATAAATTAATTAACAAAAATCAGTATCCATTAGGTATTGATTTACCAAGAATAGTCAATTCAATGAAGCAGAGAGGGGATCTTTAA
- a CDS encoding phosphoribosylanthranilate isomerase yields MPKTNPLVKICGLTSEEQALQVAKLGANAIGIISVEESPRYVSAEIKKKIFKTLENFYPKIDRVNVVQNCPIDLIIKNFLGNPSETIIQLHGDEDIDYCKEIRKKIPYIGLWKAFRIKTEKDIDKIKPFEDFVDAILLDSWNKETYGGSGKKINSIYLKNLQFSKPWLLAGGISIEWIDEILTDFKPDGLDISSSIEISPGLKDIKKTEDLFKLLKRF; encoded by the coding sequence ATGCCCAAGACTAATCCTTTAGTTAAAATTTGTGGACTAACTTCTGAAGAACAAGCTCTTCAAGTCGCTAAATTAGGAGCGAATGCTATTGGCATTATTTCTGTTGAAGAGTCGCCAAGGTATGTATCAGCTGAAATTAAGAAAAAAATATTTAAAACCCTAGAAAACTTTTATCCAAAAATCGATAGAGTAAATGTTGTGCAAAATTGTCCTATAGATTTAATTATCAAAAACTTCTTAGGCAACCCAAGTGAAACTATCATTCAATTACATGGAGATGAAGATATTGATTATTGTAAAGAAATAAGGAAAAAAATTCCCTATATTGGCCTATGGAAGGCTTTCAGAATAAAAACGGAAAAGGACATAGATAAAATAAAACCTTTTGAAGATTTTGTAGATGCGATACTACTTGATTCTTGGAATAAAGAAACTTATGGAGGTTCAGGTAAAAAAATAAATTCTATTTATTTAAAGAATTTGCAATTTAGCAAACCATGGTTGTTAGCAGGTGGAATATCAATCGAATGGATTGATGAAATCCTTACTGACTTCAAACCAGATGGCCTGGATATTTCAAGTAGTATTGAAATATCTCCAGGTTTAAAAGATATAAAAAAAACAGAGGATCTCTTTAAGTTGTTAAAAAGATTTTAG
- a CDS encoding GTP cyclohydrolase I: protein MTSTLPNDNIRNFDDQITNKLISEIIRDRIKNSGTRFSANDNISDFINPGELEILEKEVASRVKDLLKSLVIDVENDHNTQETAERVSKMYLNEVFKGRYHEQPKVTSFPNDKNLDEIYTVGPISVRSACSHHLVPILGECWIGIKPGNKVIGLSKFARVADWVFSRPHIQEEAVMILADEIEKLCEPKGLGIIVKAQHYCMKWRGVKEPNTSMINSVVRGDFRHDLSLKQEFFELVKQQSATNNY from the coding sequence ATGACCTCTACATTACCCAACGATAATATTAGAAACTTTGACGACCAGATTACTAATAAACTAATTTCTGAAATTATAAGAGACAGAATTAAGAATTCTGGTACAAGATTTAGTGCAAACGATAATATTTCTGATTTTATAAATCCTGGTGAATTAGAAATTTTAGAAAAAGAAGTAGCCTCAAGAGTTAAAGACCTACTAAAGTCCCTCGTAATTGATGTTGAGAATGATCATAATACTCAAGAAACTGCTGAGAGAGTTTCAAAAATGTATCTAAACGAAGTTTTTAAAGGCAGATATCATGAACAACCTAAAGTTACAAGTTTTCCTAATGACAAGAATCTTGATGAAATTTATACAGTCGGTCCAATTTCTGTCAGATCTGCATGTTCACATCACTTAGTACCAATTCTAGGAGAGTGTTGGATTGGTATTAAACCTGGAAATAAAGTCATAGGACTTTCAAAATTTGCGAGAGTTGCTGACTGGGTTTTTTCAAGACCTCATATTCAGGAAGAAGCTGTAATGATCCTTGCAGATGAAATTGAAAAACTTTGCGAACCCAAAGGTTTAGGAATTATTGTAAAGGCCCAACATTATTGTATGAAGTGGAGGGGAGTCAAAGAACCAAATACAAGCATGATTAATTCTGTTGTGAGAGGCGATTTTAGACACGATTTAAGTTTAAAACAAGAATTTTTTGAGCTTGTAAAACAGCAGTCCGCTACTAATAATTACTAA
- a CDS encoding SDR family oxidoreductase codes for MKSLKKLNNLKLAFITGATKGIGKSTAITFANAGWDLILLSRNMHLMEKLKSELLTTKSKINLVKCDLSNPLEIEHCVKEAIEKYGCPSVLINNAGCAFNSPLVEMELGQWEQTIQINLTSVFQICSSIIPQMRKNGGLVINVSSHASYNAFPQWGAYCVSKSALAMFTKCLREEERSNSIRACTITLGSVNTPLWDSESINSDFDRTSMLSSKEVSETILYMANKPQSQLIEDLTLMPSGGAF; via the coding sequence GTGAAATCCCTCAAAAAACTGAATAACTTGAAACTAGCTTTTATAACTGGTGCTACGAAAGGTATTGGTAAATCTACCGCAATTACTTTTGCTAATGCTGGCTGGGATTTAATTTTACTCTCCAGGAATATGCATTTAATGGAGAAACTAAAAAGCGAACTGTTGACCACTAAATCAAAAATTAACCTTGTAAAGTGTGATTTATCTAATCCCCTAGAAATAGAGCATTGTGTTAAAGAGGCAATTGAGAAATATGGATGCCCTTCAGTATTGATAAATAATGCCGGTTGCGCATTTAATAGCCCTTTAGTCGAAATGGAATTAGGTCAATGGGAACAAACTATTCAAATAAACCTGACAAGTGTTTTTCAAATTTGTAGTTCAATAATTCCTCAAATGAGAAAAAATGGCGGTTTAGTTATTAATGTTAGTAGTCATGCTTCGTATAATGCATTCCCCCAATGGGGAGCTTATTGTGTTTCAAAATCTGCATTAGCTATGTTTACTAAATGCTTGAGGGAGGAGGAGAGATCTAATTCAATAAGAGCTTGCACAATAACTCTTGGTTCAGTCAATACTCCTCTTTGGGACTCCGAATCAATCAATTCTGATTTTGATAGAACTTCTATGCTCTCCTCAAAAGAGGTATCAGAAACTATTCTCTACATGGCTAATAAACCTCAATCTCAATTGATCGAAGACTTGACTTTGATGCCTTCTGGCGGAGCCTTTTAA
- a CDS encoding acetyl-CoA carboxylase carboxyltransferase subunit alpha, which translates to MAKRYLLDFEKPLVELEKQIEQIKELARDSEVDVSQQLLQLETLAARRREEIFKSLTPAQKIQVARHPQRPSTLDFVQMFCDDWIELHGDRNGGDDMALIGGIGSINNRPVLMLGHQKGRDTKENVVRNFGMAKPGGYRKALRLMQHANRFALPILTFIDTPGAYAGLKAEEQGQGEAIARNLREMFGLKVPIVATVIGEGGSGGALGIGVADRLLMFEHSVYTVASPEACASILWRDAAKAPEAASALKITGKDLLKLGIIDEVLPEPSGGNNWAPLDAGNTLKEAIEKHLNALLQMPEDQLIEERYKKFRVLGKFIEANNIEEIYSEIPQKTE; encoded by the coding sequence ATGGCTAAACGTTACCTTCTTGATTTTGAAAAGCCTCTTGTTGAACTTGAGAAGCAGATAGAGCAAATTAAAGAATTAGCTCGAGATTCAGAGGTAGATGTTAGTCAACAGCTTCTACAGCTTGAAACCTTGGCTGCTAGAAGAAGAGAAGAAATATTTAAATCTCTCACCCCTGCTCAAAAGATTCAGGTAGCTAGACATCCTCAAAGACCAAGTACTTTGGACTTTGTTCAAATGTTTTGTGATGACTGGATCGAATTACATGGAGACAGAAATGGTGGCGATGATATGGCATTAATTGGGGGGATAGGTTCGATAAATAATAGACCAGTATTGATGTTAGGTCATCAAAAAGGAAGGGATACAAAAGAAAATGTAGTAAGAAACTTTGGAATGGCAAAACCAGGAGGTTACAGAAAAGCTCTTAGATTAATGCAGCATGCAAATAGATTCGCTTTGCCAATTCTTACATTTATTGATACTCCTGGAGCTTATGCTGGTTTAAAAGCTGAAGAACAAGGTCAAGGTGAAGCAATTGCCAGAAACCTTCGAGAGATGTTTGGATTGAAAGTTCCAATTGTTGCTACCGTTATTGGAGAAGGAGGTTCAGGTGGCGCACTTGGAATAGGTGTTGCCGATAGGTTACTAATGTTTGAACACAGTGTTTACACGGTTGCTAGTCCAGAAGCATGTGCATCAATTTTGTGGAGAGATGCTGCGAAGGCACCAGAAGCGGCATCAGCACTTAAAATTACAGGCAAAGATTTACTTAAATTAGGTATTATAGATGAGGTTTTACCAGAACCCTCTGGTGGGAATAATTGGGCTCCTTTAGATGCTGGTAATACACTAAAAGAGGCTATTGAGAAACACCTGAATGCTCTACTTCAAATGCCTGAAGACCAATTAATTGAGGAAAGATACAAAAAGTTCAGGGTTTTAGGTAAATTTATCGAAGCAAATAATATTGAAGAGATTTATAGTGAAATCCCTCAAAAAACTGAATAA
- a CDS encoding long-chain acyl-[acyl-carrier-protein] reductase encodes MFGLIGHSTSFEDAKRKASMLGFDHIADGDLDVWCTAPPQLVENVEVKSATGISIEGSYIDSCFVPEMLSRFKTARRKVLNAMELAQKKGINITALGGFTSIIFENFNLLQHKQIRNTSLEWERFTTGNTHTAWVICKQLEINAPRIGIDLKKATVAVIGATGDIGSAVCRWLINKTGISELLMVARQQEPLLLLQKELDGGTITSLDEALPQADIVVWVASMPKTIEIDTDNLKKPCLMIDGGYPKNLDEKFQGENIYVLKGGIVEFFNDIGWNMMELAEMQNPQREMFACFAEAMILEFEKCHTNFSWGRNNISLEKMEFIGAASLKHGFSAIGLDKQPKVLTV; translated from the coding sequence ATGTTTGGGTTAATAGGCCACTCAACCAGTTTTGAAGATGCAAAAAGAAAAGCTTCGATGCTAGGCTTTGATCATATTGCTGATGGTGACTTGGATGTTTGGTGTACTGCTCCTCCTCAGCTTGTTGAAAATGTAGAAGTTAAGAGTGCAACTGGAATATCTATTGAAGGTTCTTATATAGATTCGTGCTTTGTTCCTGAAATGCTTTCTAGGTTTAAAACCGCTAGAAGAAAAGTACTAAATGCTATGGAACTAGCTCAGAAAAAAGGAATTAATATTACTGCTTTAGGAGGATTTACTTCTATTATTTTTGAGAATTTTAATCTTTTACAGCATAAACAAATTAGAAATACTTCATTAGAGTGGGAAAGGTTTACTACTGGCAATACTCATACCGCCTGGGTTATTTGTAAGCAACTAGAAATAAATGCTCCTCGCATCGGGATAGACCTTAAAAAAGCAACTGTCGCTGTAATTGGTGCTACAGGTGATATTGGTAGCGCTGTTTGTAGGTGGCTTATCAATAAAACTGGAATTTCAGAACTTCTTATGGTAGCAAGACAACAAGAACCTCTTTTGCTGTTACAAAAAGAATTAGATGGTGGCACCATAACAAGTTTGGATGAGGCATTGCCTCAGGCGGACATTGTTGTGTGGGTTGCAAGTATGCCTAAAACTATTGAAATTGATACTGACAACTTAAAAAAACCATGTTTAATGATTGATGGCGGATACCCCAAAAATCTTGATGAGAAATTTCAGGGTGAAAATATTTATGTTTTAAAAGGAGGTATAGTAGAGTTTTTCAATGATATTGGTTGGAATATGATGGAACTTGCGGAAATGCAAAACCCTCAGCGAGAGATGTTTGCTTGCTTTGCAGAAGCTATGATTTTAGAATTTGAAAAGTGTCATACAAACTTTAGTTGGGGAAGAAATAACATTTCCCTTGAAAAGATGGAATTTATTGGAGCAGCTTCTTTAAAGCATGGTTTTTCCGCCATTGGACTTGATAAGCAGCCTAAAGTATTAACTGTCTAA